One part of the Pseudomonadota bacterium genome encodes these proteins:
- a CDS encoding aldehyde dehydrogenase family protein — MTDIVSINPATLETVGKVPITPPAKVKDLVAKARAAQKDWARLPVRERCDILVAAASWLGENADELARTITIDNGKPLAEAMAQEVLPVIELLRQTARTAPKAVRDLRVPIGIMGLMGRSSTVERRPCGVVGIIAPWNYPFSIAAGQAAAALAAGNAVVHKPSSHAPIAGGMVGAMFAGAGLPEGLFTTLSGDAETGRAVISARVDKIAFTGSAAVGREAMRQAAESATPLLLELGGKDPMIVRADADIDLASDGAVWGAFTNAGQACASVERCYVHESIFEVFVELCVRKALALKLGNGMDPDVDVGPMTTLAQLEHVEEQLIDARARGANVLCGGERDRSRVGFFMPPTVIAGVDHSFPIMRDETFGPVLALMPFSDDMQAAGLANDSAYGLSASIWTRDKKAARRMAAVIGAGTVMINDCLSAHAIAGAPWGGVKLSGFGRSHGTAGIEEFTAPVHLHECRSSRKPFWWYPYDMGLVEGLSSLARRIPCGTISRLGAIPILARLLRRTRSSP, encoded by the coding sequence ATGACTGATATCGTCTCCATCAATCCGGCAACACTCGAGACGGTCGGCAAGGTGCCGATCACGCCCCCCGCAAAGGTCAAGGACCTCGTGGCGAAAGCCAGGGCCGCGCAAAAGGACTGGGCCCGTCTCCCGGTGCGCGAGCGCTGCGATATTCTCGTCGCGGCCGCAAGCTGGCTGGGCGAGAACGCCGACGAGCTCGCCCGCACGATCACGATCGACAACGGAAAGCCGCTCGCAGAGGCCATGGCCCAGGAGGTGCTCCCTGTCATCGAGCTCCTGCGTCAGACCGCGAGGACCGCTCCGAAGGCGGTGCGGGATCTGCGGGTCCCCATCGGCATCATGGGGCTCATGGGCCGCAGCTCAACGGTGGAAAGGAGGCCCTGCGGGGTGGTCGGCATCATCGCCCCGTGGAACTATCCGTTCTCCATAGCGGCCGGTCAGGCCGCGGCCGCGCTCGCCGCCGGCAATGCGGTGGTGCACAAGCCCTCTTCGCACGCGCCGATAGCCGGAGGGATGGTGGGAGCCATGTTCGCCGGAGCGGGGCTGCCGGAGGGGCTCTTCACCACCCTCTCCGGCGACGCGGAGACCGGCCGCGCCGTCATCTCCGCGCGGGTCGACAAGATAGCGTTCACCGGCAGCGCCGCCGTCGGCAGGGAGGCGATGAGGCAGGCAGCAGAGTCCGCCACGCCTCTCCTCCTGGAGCTGGGGGGCAAGGACCCGATGATAGTGCGAGCAGACGCGGACATCGACCTCGCGTCGGACGGCGCGGTCTGGGGCGCATTCACGAATGCGGGCCAGGCCTGCGCCTCGGTCGAGCGGTGCTACGTCCACGAGTCGATCTTCGAGGTGTTCGTCGAGCTGTGCGTGCGCAAGGCGCTCGCCCTCAAGCTCGGCAACGGCATGGACCCGGACGTGGACGTGGGGCCGATGACCACGCTCGCGCAGCTCGAGCACGTGGAGGAGCAGCTGATCGACGCCAGGGCCCGCGGCGCCAACGTACTCTGCGGGGGGGAGAGGGACCGCTCGCGCGTGGGGTTCTTCATGCCCCCCACGGTGATCGCCGGCGTGGACCACTCCTTCCCCATCATGCGCGACGAGACGTTCGGCCCGGTGCTCGCGCTCATGCCGTTCTCGGACGACATGCAGGCGGCGGGCCTGGCGAACGACTCCGCCTACGGCCTCTCCGCCTCGATATGGACCAGGGACAAAAAGGCCGCGCGCAGGATGGCGGCCGTCATCGGCGCCGGCACCGTGATGATAAACGACTGCCTGTCTGCGCACGCGATCGCAGGGGCGCCCTGGGGTGGGGTGAAGCTCTCGGGGTTCGGCCGAAGCCACGGCACGGCCGGCATCGAGGAGTTCACCGCCCCCGTGCACCTGCACGAGTGCCGATCTTCGCGCAAACCGTTCTGGTGGTATCCATACGATATGGGACTCGTCGAAGGACTGTCCTCGCTGGCCCGGCGCATCCCGTGCGGGACTATCTCAAGGCTGGGGGCGATCCCGATACTGGCCAGGCTCCTGCGCCGTACTAGATCATCCCCCTGA
- a CDS encoding histidine triad nucleotide-binding protein: MSEECIFCKIAKGDIPADKILETETLLAFKDVNPVAPTHVLIIPREHISTLNHVKSEKSGIAGEMLMAAKEVAQKTGVAETGYRTIINTNRQAGQEIFHLHMHVIGGRPLEKMG, encoded by the coding sequence ATGTCAGAGGAATGCATCTTCTGCAAGATCGCCAAGGGAGACATACCGGCCGATAAGATCCTCGAGACCGAAACGCTGCTGGCCTTCAAGGACGTAAACCCGGTGGCCCCCACGCACGTGCTGATCATACCGCGCGAGCACATCTCCACGCTCAACCACGTGAAGAGCGAAAAGTCGGGCATCGCGGGGGAGATGCTCATGGCGGCCAAGGAAGTGGCCCAAAAGACCGGGGTCGCGGAGACCGGCTACCGAACCATCATCAACACCAACCGCCAGGCAGGCCAGGAGATATTCCACCTGCACATGCATGTGATCGGCGGCAGGCCCCTTGAGAAGATGGGGTAA
- a CDS encoding phosphomannomutase, whose protein sequence is MSRVKIGDLMQQSGVKFGTSGARGLVSRMTDRVCFAYTMGFLQYLMKRWDLKEGDQVAVAGDLRPSTDRIMAACAAAADYLGCRVANLGKVPSPASANYGIRMGVPVVMVTGSHIPDDRNGIKFNKQEGEILKDDEAAIREEVVDIPDRLFDGGGSFVEGAVKPLPEATREAEEMFYRRYVDFFGPGALRGSRIALYQHSAVGRDLLARVLEGLGAEVTPLGRSERFVPVDTEAIRPEDAEFARRVGSEGRFDAIVSTDGDSDRPLVAGSDGKWLRGDVLGILVAKFLGADAVAAPVSCNTALERSSLFANVFRTKIGSPYVISSMMDAVRGGAARAVSYEANGGFLTATGIDMGGRALAALPTRDAFLPIIAAVMLARREGKGVEALVADLPQRFTASDVIKNFPVENSSRVLKELASGDSWADLPKIDDRFGPPFGPVKTIDYTDGLRMTFESGDVVHLRPSGNAPEFRVYTEAASEARALEINGTAMGVIRGMI, encoded by the coding sequence ATGAGCAGGGTGAAGATCGGCGATCTCATGCAGCAGAGCGGGGTGAAGTTCGGGACCAGCGGGGCCAGGGGCCTTGTCAGCCGGATGACCGACCGAGTCTGCTTCGCGTACACCATGGGTTTTCTGCAGTACCTCATGAAGCGCTGGGATCTCAAGGAGGGCGATCAGGTCGCCGTCGCCGGCGATCTCCGGCCCAGCACCGACCGCATCATGGCAGCCTGCGCTGCGGCGGCGGATTACCTAGGCTGCAGGGTGGCCAACCTCGGCAAGGTTCCGTCGCCGGCATCGGCCAATTACGGGATACGGATGGGCGTGCCGGTCGTGATGGTCACCGGCTCGCACATCCCGGACGACCGCAACGGCATCAAGTTCAACAAGCAGGAGGGCGAGATACTCAAGGACGACGAGGCCGCCATCAGGGAGGAGGTCGTCGACATCCCCGATCGCCTCTTCGACGGGGGCGGATCGTTCGTCGAGGGCGCGGTGAAGCCTCTGCCCGAGGCGACGCGCGAGGCGGAGGAGATGTTCTATCGCCGCTACGTCGATTTCTTCGGCCCCGGGGCGCTCCGGGGCTCGCGGATAGCGCTCTACCAGCACTCCGCCGTGGGCCGCGACCTGCTGGCGCGCGTGCTGGAGGGGCTGGGGGCCGAGGTGACCCCCCTGGGCCGCTCCGAGAGGTTCGTGCCGGTCGACACCGAGGCCATTCGCCCGGAGGACGCAGAGTTCGCGAGAAGGGTCGGAAGCGAGGGCCGCTTCGACGCCATCGTCTCCACGGACGGCGATTCCGACAGGCCGCTGGTCGCAGGGAGCGACGGAAAGTGGCTCCGAGGCGACGTGCTCGGCATACTGGTCGCGAAGTTCCTGGGCGCCGACGCGGTCGCAGCGCCGGTCTCCTGCAACACGGCGCTGGAGAGGTCGTCACTCTTCGCAAACGTCTTCCGCACGAAGATCGGCTCGCCCTATGTCATCTCCTCGATGATGGACGCGGTGCGCGGCGGCGCGGCGAGGGCGGTGAGCTACGAGGCAAACGGCGGATTCCTCACCGCCACCGGGATCGATATGGGCGGCAGGGCCCTGGCCGCGCTTCCCACCCGCGACGCGTTCCTGCCTATAATCGCCGCGGTCATGCTGGCCAGGAGGGAGGGCAAGGGGGTCGAGGCGCTGGTGGCCGATCTCCCGCAGCGCTTCACCGCCAGCGACGTGATCAAGAACTTCCCTGTCGAGAACAGCTCCAGGGTACTCAAGGAGCTCGCGAGCGGGGATTCATGGGCCGATCTCCCGAAGATCGACGATCGATTCGGCCCCCCGTTCGGCCCGGTCAAGACCATCGACTACACCGACGGGCTCAGGATGACCTTCGAGAGCGGCGACGTCGTCCACCTGCGCCCCTCCGGCAACGCGCCCGAGTTCCGCGTCTACACCGAGGCCGCGAGCGAGGCGCGCGCTCTCGAGATCAACGGGACCGCCATGGGCGTGATCAGGGGGATGATCTAG
- a CDS encoding aspartate--ammonia ligase codes for MARAAQARRHRLIIPEGYRPKLHLRETEVAIKFVKDLFQNRLARVLSLQRVSAPIAVTQKSGVNDYLNGIERPASFYIKDVGLEAEIVQSLAKWKRAALADYGMRPGEGLYTDMNAIRPDERLDSLHSVYVDQWDWEKIVRRDERSLEYLKGVVRSIYAVIAGTERMVCRRWPKLGKPVLPPRIHFVHSEDLEAAYPSLSPEDREERVARQRGAVFVIGIGHPLADGRPHDGRAPDYDDWWTETGRGRRGLNGDIIVWNPTLGCSFELSSMGIRVDKVSLKAQLALRGVETSPYHRRILSGDLPLSIGGGIGQSRLCMFFLRKAHIGEVQAAVWPDQMRRTCADAGIELL; via the coding sequence ACAGGCCGAAGCTCCACCTGCGCGAGACAGAGGTGGCCATAAAATTCGTCAAGGACCTCTTTCAGAACCGCCTTGCGCGCGTCCTCTCGCTGCAGCGCGTCTCCGCGCCGATCGCGGTCACGCAAAAGAGCGGGGTCAACGACTACCTGAACGGCATCGAGCGTCCGGCATCGTTCTACATAAAGGACGTCGGGCTCGAGGCGGAGATCGTGCAGTCCCTGGCCAAGTGGAAGCGCGCGGCGCTGGCCGACTACGGCATGAGGCCGGGCGAGGGGCTCTACACGGACATGAACGCGATCAGGCCGGACGAGCGCCTGGACAGCCTCCACTCCGTCTACGTGGACCAGTGGGACTGGGAGAAGATAGTGAGAAGGGATGAGCGCAGCCTCGAATATCTGAAGGGGGTCGTGCGCTCGATATACGCGGTGATCGCCGGGACCGAGCGCATGGTCTGCCGCCGCTGGCCCAAACTCGGCAAGCCGGTGCTCCCGCCGCGGATCCACTTCGTGCACTCGGAGGATCTGGAGGCGGCCTATCCCTCGCTTTCCCCCGAGGATCGCGAGGAGAGGGTCGCCAGGCAGAGGGGCGCGGTCTTCGTGATAGGCATAGGACACCCGCTCGCCGACGGCAGGCCGCACGACGGCCGCGCGCCCGACTACGACGACTGGTGGACCGAGACCGGCCGCGGCCGCAGGGGCTTAAACGGCGACATAATCGTCTGGAACCCGACGCTCGGCTGCTCGTTCGAGCTCTCATCCATGGGCATCAGGGTGGACAAGGTCTCTCTCAAGGCCCAGCTGGCCCTCCGGGGCGTCGAGACATCCCCCTACCACCGCAGGATCCTGAGCGGAGATCTGCCGCTCTCCATAGGCGGGGGCATCGGCCAGTCCAGGCTCTGCATGTTCTTCCTCCGAAAGGCCCACATAGGCGAGGTGCAGGCCGCGGTCTGGCCCGACCAGATGCGCCGCACCTGCGCGGATGCAGGCATAGAGCTCCTCTGA